One part of the Cupriavidus oxalaticus genome encodes these proteins:
- a CDS encoding helix-hairpin-helix domain-containing protein has protein sequence MELFDSNGRRIALGRVLGRGGEGTVHEVPSISQHLVAKVYHEPIAPEKQAKLRAMVGRVDERLKEIATWPLATLHPSASGPVRGFLMPKAAQADPVHHLYGPAHRKQRFPNADWSFLVNTARNIASAFKTVHTYQCVIGDVNPNLVFVSKNSIVRLIDCDSFQVPNGNSTFFCEVGVPHFTPPELQGLSSFRGIHRTENHDNFGLALLVFHLLLMGRHPFSGRYSGRGDMSLEKAIAEFRFAFGLSASSKGMSAPPNAVIPAILPPAMAAMFELAFTEKGAGPNGRPTAANWVSALDSLKAQLRTCRQEAAHKYFGALANCPWCAAERQSGISFFIGIGVASTMSTSSGAGAFNIVTVWANIRAVQSPGSVSPPVMPSSHAIKANPLPSGLRAARTWRRVRRWGAVLLLLVCIVTAPKYFFGALLVAALLYFLGNSDSQEMQGLKAAWDTAKQVHATAQEQWKAVSTDQEFQAKLNELHNARKEYDALASRMAADKQKLQSNVRDLQLRKYLDTFFIADHDIPGIGPTRKAILTSFGVESAADISWNRVKAIRGFGDRLTRDLLNWRRSLEAKFVFNPNQGLDPADIATLHKRYTLLKSQLETQMQAGPSQLAQIRNHIQQRRAMLHDIVVAAALQVAQAEADFKAAA, from the coding sequence ATGGAGCTATTTGATAGCAACGGCCGCCGCATTGCACTGGGGCGCGTCTTAGGAAGAGGCGGTGAGGGAACGGTCCATGAGGTTCCCTCCATCAGCCAGCACTTGGTTGCGAAGGTCTACCACGAGCCGATTGCTCCGGAGAAGCAGGCGAAGCTAAGAGCGATGGTTGGACGCGTCGACGAGCGCCTAAAGGAAATCGCCACTTGGCCACTAGCTACGCTTCATCCGTCAGCAAGTGGTCCAGTTCGTGGCTTTCTCATGCCCAAGGCAGCCCAAGCTGACCCCGTTCACCATCTATATGGCCCCGCGCATCGAAAGCAGCGCTTTCCAAATGCAGATTGGTCATTCCTAGTTAATACGGCCCGCAATATTGCCTCCGCCTTCAAGACGGTTCATACCTACCAATGCGTGATTGGAGACGTCAACCCGAATCTCGTCTTTGTTAGCAAGAATAGCATCGTTCGCCTTATAGACTGCGACTCCTTCCAGGTTCCGAACGGCAACTCCACATTTTTCTGTGAAGTCGGCGTCCCTCATTTTACACCACCTGAATTGCAGGGGTTATCCAGCTTTCGCGGTATCCATAGGACGGAAAATCACGATAATTTCGGACTAGCATTACTAGTTTTCCATCTTCTCTTGATGGGCCGACATCCATTCTCTGGTCGATACAGTGGCCGTGGGGACATGTCACTCGAGAAGGCGATTGCTGAGTTTCGCTTTGCGTTTGGGTTGTCAGCTAGCAGTAAAGGCATGTCAGCCCCCCCGAACGCAGTCATTCCAGCAATCCTTCCGCCAGCGATGGCGGCAATGTTCGAACTGGCGTTCACAGAGAAGGGCGCAGGCCCAAATGGCCGGCCGACTGCTGCTAACTGGGTTAGCGCCCTCGACAGCCTCAAGGCACAGTTGCGCACGTGCCGCCAGGAAGCAGCTCACAAGTACTTCGGTGCATTAGCTAACTGTCCTTGGTGTGCTGCGGAACGTCAAAGCGGTATTAGTTTTTTCATTGGGATTGGCGTTGCATCGACAATGTCGACATCCAGTGGAGCCGGTGCCTTCAACATCGTAACCGTGTGGGCCAACATACGTGCAGTTCAGTCGCCGGGCTCTGTCTCACCTCCCGTCATGCCCTCGAGTCATGCCATCAAGGCGAATCCGCTACCCTCCGGCTTACGCGCTGCCAGGACTTGGCGGAGAGTGCGTCGCTGGGGCGCAGTCCTTCTGCTACTGGTATGTATAGTCACTGCACCAAAGTACTTCTTCGGAGCACTCTTGGTCGCCGCACTTTTATACTTCCTCGGCAACTCAGATTCGCAGGAAATGCAAGGCCTTAAAGCAGCCTGGGATACCGCAAAACAGGTCCATGCGACCGCCCAGGAGCAATGGAAGGCCGTTTCCACGGACCAAGAGTTCCAAGCAAAGCTAAACGAGCTCCATAACGCTCGTAAAGAATATGATGCTCTCGCAAGCAGGATGGCAGCCGACAAACAGAAGCTGCAATCAAATGTCAGGGACTTGCAGCTGAGAAAGTACTTGGACACGTTCTTCATTGCCGACCATGACATTCCGGGCATCGGGCCGACGCGTAAAGCAATACTGACCTCGTTTGGTGTTGAGTCTGCAGCAGATATATCTTGGAACAGGGTTAAAGCCATTAGAGGCTTTGGGGACCGCCTGACTCGCGATTTACTCAATTGGCGACGCAGTCTGGAAGCCAAATTTGTCTTCAACCCCAATCAAGGTTTGGACCCTGCCGACATAGCAACCCTTCACAAACGGTACACTCTATTGAAGAGCCAGCTCGAGACGCAGATGCAAGCCGGCCCGAGTCAGCTAGCCCAAATCCGCAATCACATCCAGCAGAGACGCGCAATGCTGCATGACATCGTTGTTGCCGCAGCCCTTCAAGTGGCCCAGGCAGAAGCAGATTTCAAAGCCGCAGCCTGA
- a CDS encoding J domain-containing protein — protein MDDYYALLGVKEDASDLEIKTAYCLAAARSHPRHGQGDARGQEFTSLARAYWVLMDDAARGDYDAHRHGVANRRVHPRVSEQIDPHRLFVGSMMGHAIELLGQGLGRQAVQDTLLSILCPESIVRAIVATLPGSASNSSIATNTATNPPVTGITGNQGGQAKNARPSAHGALYSGAVVATAVVGLILLSAIFSSQKQTTGPKAVVNPQSSAPTAEAESKMGERQEYPATFSALSAFQHFDSNTGVGTRNSSSFKLPAGETLPTMKSGAFRTEVALRQPLPGDQRVLYLFKSVPIQSDKYDCHACAVVMSAVITSKSTDGVEKTISPMQDLGLMGAWGKYDVSSVALVEVGKNRPGLVFPYSWMAQGYSGSSVEIYSIEAKGLKSLGRFDTNRDSSGSAACQENKLACEKYEVSLQFMKDAKSTYYTVELKESGMKKDATGDTLPTHSRYVARYSGKSYIVTRVAENEQAVDNAVDAGQERNEPR, from the coding sequence ATGGACGATTATTACGCTCTCCTTGGAGTGAAAGAGGATGCGAGTGACTTAGAAATCAAGACCGCATATTGCCTTGCCGCGGCAAGGTCGCATCCGCGTCATGGCCAGGGAGATGCGAGGGGTCAGGAGTTCACCTCGCTGGCGAGGGCATACTGGGTCTTGATGGATGACGCAGCACGTGGCGACTATGATGCGCATCGTCACGGCGTTGCGAACAGGCGCGTGCACCCACGTGTTTCGGAGCAGATTGACCCACATCGATTGTTTGTCGGAAGCATGATGGGCCATGCAATAGAGCTCCTCGGGCAGGGACTAGGTCGGCAAGCGGTTCAAGACACATTGCTATCGATTCTATGTCCGGAGTCCATCGTTCGAGCTATCGTGGCGACCCTTCCCGGCAGCGCGTCGAACTCTTCAATCGCGACTAACACCGCGACCAATCCACCGGTGACGGGGATAACTGGAAACCAGGGGGGCCAAGCCAAAAACGCAAGGCCTTCCGCGCACGGAGCGCTATATTCAGGAGCGGTCGTAGCTACTGCGGTTGTAGGACTTATTCTACTGTCGGCAATTTTTTCCTCGCAAAAGCAGACCACTGGCCCTAAGGCTGTTGTTAACCCTCAGTCGTCAGCCCCAACGGCGGAAGCTGAATCGAAAATGGGGGAGAGGCAGGAGTATCCTGCGACGTTCTCGGCACTGTCTGCGTTCCAGCATTTTGATTCCAACACTGGTGTGGGAACTCGTAATTCGAGTTCATTCAAGTTGCCTGCCGGAGAGACGCTGCCCACGATGAAGTCTGGGGCATTTCGAACCGAGGTTGCGCTACGGCAGCCGCTACCGGGTGATCAGCGTGTCCTCTATCTCTTCAAGTCCGTGCCGATTCAGTCGGACAAGTACGACTGCCATGCATGTGCTGTTGTCATGTCGGCCGTCATAACATCTAAGTCAACCGACGGTGTCGAGAAAACCATATCGCCAATGCAAGACCTGGGCCTAATGGGTGCTTGGGGTAAATATGACGTGTCAAGCGTCGCCTTGGTCGAGGTAGGCAAGAATAGACCAGGCTTAGTATTTCCTTATTCTTGGATGGCACAGGGCTACAGCGGGAGTTCAGTGGAGATTTATAGCATCGAGGCAAAGGGCTTGAAAAGCCTCGGCCGCTTCGACACAAATAGAGACAGCAGTGGAAGCGCTGCCTGCCAGGAGAATAAGCTTGCCTGCGAGAAGTATGAAGTCTCACTTCAATTTATGAAAGATGCAAAGAGTACTTATTACACTGTCGAGCTAAAGGAATCCGGTATGAAGAAGGATGCCACTGGCGATACACTGCCGACTCATAGCAGATACGTCGCCCGGTACAGCGGAAAGAGCTATATAGTGACGCGTGTGGCGGAAAATGAACAGGCGGTCGACAATGCTGTGGATGCAGGTCAAGAGCGAAATGAGCCACGATGA
- a CDS encoding PP2C family serine/threonine-protein phosphatase, protein MWKVVSASAVGTSHTSNGAACQDTCFVDVMEGNDCQKYLVCLVSDGAGSAVFAEEGSDLACSTAMESIEVSVRDDATCLGLEATVSKWVTDVQAAISAVAVSRGATPRDFACTLLGAVIGEDIATFFQIGDGAIVVSNGEVQGVVFWPEAGPYANMTHFVTDADACSSLQSISVTGQMKELALFSDGLQRLALSFETKLPHHPFFEPMFRVLRTRTPDECDGLSSQLIQFLCSPQVNERTDDDKTLVLATRQTE, encoded by the coding sequence ATGTGGAAAGTTGTTAGCGCATCGGCTGTCGGCACTTCTCATACCTCGAACGGAGCGGCATGTCAGGACACCTGCTTCGTCGACGTCATGGAAGGCAATGACTGCCAGAAGTATCTGGTCTGCTTAGTCTCAGACGGTGCCGGCAGTGCAGTGTTCGCCGAAGAAGGGTCTGACCTAGCATGCTCTACCGCAATGGAGAGTATTGAGGTCTCCGTGCGCGACGACGCAACCTGCTTGGGCTTAGAAGCTACGGTTTCCAAGTGGGTCACCGATGTACAGGCCGCCATCTCCGCAGTGGCCGTGTCCCGTGGGGCAACTCCCCGCGACTTCGCATGCACCCTGCTGGGAGCTGTCATTGGCGAAGACATTGCAACATTCTTCCAGATAGGTGACGGCGCAATAGTTGTATCAAACGGTGAGGTACAAGGAGTAGTGTTCTGGCCAGAGGCCGGTCCCTACGCCAACATGACTCACTTTGTCACTGACGCTGATGCCTGCTCAAGCCTGCAAAGCATCTCTGTGACCGGCCAAATGAAGGAGTTGGCTCTCTTCAGCGATGGACTCCAACGTCTCGCCTTGTCGTTTGAGACAAAGTTGCCGCATCATCCATTCTTCGAGCCAATGTTTCGCGTCCTTCGGACCCGAACGCCGGATGAGTGCGATGGCCTCAGTTCGCAATTAATACAGTTCCTCTGTAGCCCTCAAGTCAACGAGCGAACCGACGATGACAAAACCCTGGTCCTCGCGACTCGACAAACTGAGTAA
- a CDS encoding porin: MKKGLAIAAGCMAFANETALAQDGVTLYGVMDTNIEYVSNVSQLDSTQRGFPGPGKSRFGLTSGGLSGSRWGIRGTEDLGKGLKAIFALESGFEADTGKMAQSGRLFGRQAYVGLHQKGLGQLSFGRQYSAMFDTFSNFSPTGYTNQYEPIASMVGLDLRSDNTVKYKGEFGPVTAIANWSFGNGVASSGEVAGQFRRDSGYGFGASYLGGKVGLAMAFEQFNPTLAAGAAPARFQKAGAAATYNFENIKLTGGYRWGLNKSGSDATLARDNLYWVGANYSLAALRLTLAYYYDDLKNLNGVDVKNPWQVSFIADYNLSKRTDVYLSLAYVKNSGLNFDNTAVFYSGGNPLGADKQSMLGAAVGIRHRF, from the coding sequence ATGAAGAAGGGACTTGCCATCGCGGCAGGATGCATGGCATTCGCGAACGAAACTGCGCTAGCGCAGGACGGCGTAACGTTGTATGGCGTTATGGACACGAACATTGAGTACGTCAGCAACGTCTCGCAACTTGACTCGACTCAGAGAGGCTTCCCTGGTCCAGGAAAGAGTCGATTTGGACTGACTTCTGGCGGACTTTCTGGGTCTCGTTGGGGAATTCGCGGGACTGAGGACCTTGGCAAAGGACTCAAAGCTATCTTTGCACTAGAGAGCGGCTTTGAGGCAGACACAGGGAAGATGGCTCAGTCCGGCCGTCTGTTTGGGCGCCAAGCTTACGTTGGGCTCCATCAGAAAGGCTTGGGTCAATTGTCATTTGGACGGCAGTACAGCGCCATGTTCGACACATTCTCCAATTTCTCCCCCACCGGGTACACGAATCAATATGAGCCGATTGCGTCCATGGTCGGACTGGATCTTCGGTCAGACAACACAGTGAAATACAAGGGAGAGTTCGGTCCCGTCACCGCTATCGCAAACTGGTCCTTCGGAAATGGCGTTGCAAGCAGTGGGGAGGTGGCCGGTCAATTCCGGCGAGACAGCGGCTATGGGTTCGGCGCCTCGTATCTCGGTGGGAAAGTTGGTCTCGCTATGGCGTTTGAACAATTCAATCCGACCCTGGCTGCCGGGGCCGCACCAGCGAGATTCCAGAAGGCAGGAGCGGCGGCTACTTACAACTTCGAAAATATTAAATTGACGGGCGGGTACCGTTGGGGCTTGAACAAATCAGGGAGCGATGCCACGCTGGCGCGAGATAACCTCTATTGGGTCGGTGCAAACTATTCTCTAGCCGCGCTTAGGCTAACGCTCGCGTACTACTACGATGATCTGAAGAATCTGAACGGCGTTGACGTAAAAAACCCATGGCAGGTTTCATTTATCGCCGACTATAACCTGTCGAAGCGAACCGACGTCTACTTGTCTTTGGCCTACGTAAAGAACTCGGGCCTAAATTTCGACAATACAGCTGTCTTTTACTCAGGCGGAAATCCTCTCGGGGCAGACAAGCAAAGCATGCTAGGAGCTGCCGTCGGCATCCGACACAGATTCTAA
- a CDS encoding vWA domain-containing protein: MEENGFSSQVPFGTDSFADNPEPRCPCLLLLDTSYSMNGKPISELNAGLVGFKDELATDSLAMKRVEVAVISFGPAKVESTFHTAPSFYPPTLQASGDTPMGAAIKQGLELLRQRKEEYRANGISFYRPWVFLITDGAPTDDWQAAATLIREGEASKSFAFFAVGVEGANMDTLKQISVRDPIKLQGLKFRELFQWLSNSMKSVSQSTPGTAVPLAPPSGWAEV, from the coding sequence ATGGAAGAGAACGGGTTTTCGAGTCAAGTACCCTTTGGCACTGATAGCTTTGCTGACAACCCGGAGCCTCGCTGTCCGTGCTTGTTGCTTCTCGACACGTCGTACTCGATGAACGGCAAACCTATTAGCGAGTTGAATGCTGGTCTCGTGGGCTTCAAGGATGAATTGGCCACAGACTCCCTTGCAATGAAGCGTGTTGAAGTCGCCGTAATCTCGTTCGGCCCTGCCAAAGTGGAGAGTACCTTTCATACTGCTCCGAGCTTCTATCCGCCAACGCTCCAAGCCTCTGGAGACACGCCGATGGGGGCTGCCATAAAGCAAGGGTTGGAGTTGCTTCGGCAGAGGAAGGAGGAGTACCGCGCTAACGGCATTTCCTTCTACCGACCGTGGGTATTCCTCATTACCGATGGTGCCCCCACGGATGACTGGCAAGCAGCAGCGACTCTCATACGAGAAGGCGAGGCCTCCAAATCCTTTGCTTTCTTTGCTGTAGGTGTGGAGGGGGCGAACATGGACACGCTCAAGCAAATTTCCGTGCGGGACCCAATAAAGCTCCAGGGCCTGAAGTTCAGAGAGTTGTTCCAATGGCTTTCTAACTCTATGAAGTCTGTCTCACAGTCAACGCCTGGCACAGCAGTTCCACTTGCACCTCCTTCCGGCTGGGCGGAGGTGTGA
- a CDS encoding Tn3 family transposase, protein MPSIHDTAYPALPAELTAAELEAAFTPTPTEIRFARSQSRRTSTTVLILVQLKLLQRLGYFPMLAEVPPVVIDHVRAALRASALPRATVKRYDASGTRSRHQKLLRGYLHIRPVEANTLKWLEALATEAAHTKVELPDIINVLIEELIRLRCELPPLASLHRMATQARSRCNEAIYRAIADALDDSQIARIEALFNGQGEQSGWNQLKREPKRPAAREIASFLKHIQTLRSLADGLPQAPALLSVSKRTQLVTEARALDIAELKSLKRPKRLTLAVLFIHAQLQKALDDVAEIFIKVMRKLGGLARTRLQQYQLAHADSLEDLVSQFRDVLQVLEDDGIADIFRLDKVREVLSNDAAGALARCNEHIAYAGNFDLPFMLAPYRQQRSLLFQCLEVLPLKSSSQDKTVLVALAWIQGFRTSHREHLHLTDDDLLNLPLDWLPAKWEKAIFPDGRSSRLLHRRYFELCVFDQVMRELSSGDLYVEGSDRFDDFRLHQVSEEVFERELPHYCEIVGLPTDGENFVRTLSDRLSTALDEVDANFPENDGIEFGEQGLIIHRPGKAPDPPNMMLIDQAITASMPQISILDVLTETEQWLNLHRLFGPLSGFDAKIDDPRKRVICTLFCYGCNLGPSQTARSVKGLSRKQIAWLNLHHVTEERLDKAIVKVINAYNQFALPKYWGSGKRASADGTKWTLYEQNLLSEYHIRYGGYGGIGYYHVSDMYIALFSNFIPCGVHEAVYILDGLIRNGSEIQPDTIHGDTQAQSGPVFGLSYLLGINLMPRMRNIKDLVLYKADRRRRYDHIERLCRRSIDWDLIQRHYPDMMRVAVSIKAGKMTPSTILRRLGSESTKNKLYFAFRELGRVIRTLFLLKYLSDPELRRTIHAATNKSEQFNDFAQWLMFGGDGVIAENLRHEQRKVIKYNQLVANMVILHNVQWMSRKLKDLQERGHPVNADVLKALSPYRREHINRFGDYLLDLQRRVPPLDPSIDFVFKSAA, encoded by the coding sequence ATGCCCTCGATCCACGATACCGCCTATCCGGCGCTGCCGGCTGAGCTTACCGCCGCCGAACTGGAAGCTGCGTTCACACCGACACCGACCGAGATCCGCTTCGCGCGCAGCCAGTCCCGTCGCACCTCAACGACGGTCCTGATTCTCGTGCAGCTCAAACTGCTGCAGCGCCTTGGCTACTTCCCCATGCTGGCTGAGGTGCCTCCTGTCGTGATTGATCACGTGCGCGCAGCACTGCGGGCCTCTGCCCTACCTCGCGCAACAGTCAAGCGCTACGATGCCTCTGGCACCCGGTCCCGCCATCAGAAGTTGCTACGCGGGTATCTCCACATTCGACCGGTCGAAGCCAACACGCTGAAATGGCTGGAGGCGCTCGCAACCGAGGCGGCGCACACCAAGGTCGAATTGCCCGACATTATCAACGTGCTGATCGAAGAGCTGATCCGGCTACGGTGCGAACTGCCGCCATTAGCCAGTCTTCACCGAATGGCCACCCAGGCCCGCAGCCGGTGCAACGAAGCCATCTATCGTGCCATCGCTGACGCGCTCGACGACTCGCAGATCGCTCGGATTGAGGCGTTGTTTAACGGTCAGGGCGAGCAATCCGGTTGGAACCAGCTCAAGCGCGAGCCCAAGCGCCCCGCCGCACGCGAAATCGCAAGCTTCCTCAAACACATCCAGACCCTGCGAAGCCTGGCCGACGGTCTCCCACAGGCACCAGCATTGCTTTCCGTGTCCAAACGCACGCAACTGGTGACGGAGGCCCGGGCGCTTGACATTGCTGAGCTCAAGTCGCTCAAGCGACCCAAACGATTAACTTTAGCAGTGCTCTTCATTCACGCGCAGTTGCAGAAGGCGCTCGACGATGTGGCCGAAATCTTCATCAAGGTCATGCGCAAGCTCGGGGGCCTCGCCAGGACCCGACTGCAACAATATCAACTTGCGCATGCGGACTCCTTGGAAGACCTGGTCAGCCAGTTCCGTGATGTGCTGCAAGTTCTGGAGGATGACGGCATTGCCGATATCTTCCGGCTGGATAAGGTGCGTGAGGTCCTCAGTAACGATGCAGCAGGTGCGCTTGCCCGCTGCAATGAGCATATCGCGTACGCTGGCAACTTCGATCTCCCATTCATGCTCGCGCCTTACCGCCAGCAGCGCTCCCTGCTCTTTCAGTGCCTTGAGGTCTTGCCGCTCAAATCCAGTTCGCAGGACAAGACAGTCTTGGTGGCATTGGCCTGGATACAGGGCTTTCGGACCTCGCACCGCGAACATTTGCACCTTACGGACGACGATCTACTGAACCTTCCGCTCGACTGGCTCCCGGCCAAGTGGGAGAAGGCCATCTTTCCGGATGGCCGGAGTAGTCGTCTGCTCCATCGTAGGTACTTTGAGTTGTGCGTGTTCGATCAGGTCATGCGTGAGCTGAGCTCAGGCGATCTTTACGTGGAGGGCAGTGACCGCTTTGACGACTTCCGCCTCCATCAGGTATCCGAGGAGGTGTTCGAACGGGAGTTACCGCATTACTGTGAAATCGTTGGCCTGCCAACGGATGGCGAGAACTTCGTCAGAACACTATCGGACAGACTGAGCACGGCACTCGACGAGGTGGATGCCAACTTCCCCGAGAACGACGGCATCGAATTCGGAGAACAGGGGCTGATTATCCACCGGCCCGGCAAGGCACCTGACCCGCCCAACATGATGCTGATCGACCAGGCTATCACCGCATCGATGCCGCAGATCAGCATCCTTGACGTGCTGACCGAAACGGAGCAATGGCTCAATCTGCATCGGCTGTTCGGTCCATTGTCGGGCTTCGATGCCAAGATCGATGACCCTCGCAAGCGAGTTATCTGCACGCTGTTCTGCTACGGCTGCAATCTGGGACCGAGCCAAACGGCTCGATCCGTCAAGGGATTGAGCCGCAAGCAAATTGCCTGGTTGAACCTGCATCACGTCACGGAAGAGCGGCTCGACAAGGCCATTGTGAAGGTCATCAACGCATACAATCAATTCGCGCTACCGAAATACTGGGGCAGCGGCAAACGCGCGTCCGCGGATGGCACGAAGTGGACTCTGTATGAGCAGAATCTGCTGTCGGAGTACCACATACGTTATGGCGGGTACGGCGGAATTGGCTACTACCATGTCTCCGACATGTACATCGCGCTCTTCAGCAACTTCATTCCGTGCGGCGTGCATGAGGCGGTGTACATCCTGGACGGCCTCATCAGAAATGGCTCTGAGATTCAGCCGGATACCATTCACGGTGACACCCAAGCGCAGAGTGGCCCGGTGTTTGGCCTGTCCTACCTGCTGGGCATCAATCTGATGCCGCGCATGCGCAATATCAAGGATCTGGTGCTATACAAGGCGGATCGACGCCGACGATACGACCATATCGAGCGCCTGTGCCGCCGGTCCATCGACTGGGATCTGATCCAACGACACTATCCTGACATGATGCGGGTGGCCGTCTCGATCAAGGCAGGTAAGATGACGCCGTCGACCATCCTCCGCCGGCTGGGTTCGGAGAGCACGAAGAATAAGCTTTACTTCGCGTTCCGGGAACTGGGCCGCGTTATCCGCACGCTGTTCCTGCTGAAGTATCTGAGCGACCCGGAGCTCCGGCGCACTATTCATGCCGCGACCAACAAGAGCGAGCAGTTCAATGACTTCGCGCAGTGGCTGATGTTTGGCGGCGACGGCGTCATTGCCGAAAATCTGCGGCACGAACAGCGCAAGGTGATCAAGTACAACCAGCTGGTCGCCAACATGGTCATCCTCCACAACGTTCAGTGGATGTCGCGCAAGCTCAAGGATTTGCAGGAGCGCGGGCATCCGGTGAATGCCGACGTCCTCAAGGCGTTGTCGCCTTACCGGCGCGAGCACATCAACCGGTTCGGCGATTACCTGCTCGACCTGCAGCGGCGCGTGCCGCCACTCGACCCATCGATCGATTTCGTATTCAAATCAGCGGCTTAG
- a CDS encoding citrate synthase, producing the protein MKAEHAVTNDALYLSAEEAASLLNINVATLYAYVGRKGIRSSKVDGSRSRRYWAADIERLLAERGTAAQSSTPHWPAISTSITLLTEKGLYYRGRPATDLADHATLEEVAEWMWETPGAFDRKALPFPEVARRVIADLQHLGPMAQALALFPILEQMHPHAYDLSKTGYARTGADTLRSYAAVLTQSEPVAGPLHQHLTKGLRIAPKYEDMVRRMLVLSVDHEFTPMTYAVRTTANTGITPYAAAVCGLLASRGRRISAGRVEQAVRLLSEIAGAKDPCEPVLARFREGEAIAGFDRNVHGVEDPRAAHLMKHMMDVFAHDADFRRLTAVIDLVRDLTDQPPAFVLLAAFLGRKFEMHGNELAIVGLGRMVGWIAHASEQYHQGPHIRARANYVGLLPKAEGNGVFDDQPHGKS; encoded by the coding sequence ATGAAAGCGGAACATGCCGTAACTAACGACGCCCTATACCTCAGTGCGGAGGAGGCAGCGTCGCTGCTCAACATCAACGTGGCGACGCTTTATGCCTACGTCGGTAGGAAGGGAATTCGGTCGTCGAAGGTGGACGGTTCTCGCAGCCGACGATATTGGGCTGCCGACATTGAGCGGCTTCTCGCGGAGCGCGGCACCGCCGCACAGTCCTCAACGCCCCATTGGCCGGCAATTAGCACCTCAATCACGCTGCTAACGGAGAAAGGTCTCTACTATCGAGGTCGTCCGGCAACCGATTTGGCAGATCATGCAACCCTTGAGGAGGTTGCCGAATGGATGTGGGAGACACCCGGCGCTTTTGACAGAAAAGCACTCCCCTTTCCTGAGGTCGCGCGGAGAGTGATCGCCGATTTACAGCACTTAGGACCCATGGCTCAGGCACTTGCGTTGTTCCCGATCCTTGAGCAGATGCATCCGCATGCGTACGACCTAAGCAAAACGGGTTACGCTCGCACTGGCGCGGACACGCTACGGTCATACGCCGCAGTGCTCACCCAAAGCGAACCTGTCGCCGGGCCACTACATCAGCACCTGACCAAAGGGCTGCGCATTGCACCAAAGTACGAAGATATGGTGCGACGAATGCTCGTGCTTTCCGTGGACCACGAATTTACCCCTATGACGTACGCGGTGCGCACGACGGCAAACACCGGAATTACACCTTACGCAGCAGCGGTGTGCGGGCTGTTAGCGTCGAGGGGGCGACGGATTAGTGCTGGGCGCGTAGAGCAGGCCGTGCGACTTCTCAGCGAGATTGCCGGGGCGAAGGACCCCTGCGAGCCGGTACTCGCGCGCTTTCGAGAGGGCGAGGCCATCGCAGGATTCGATCGAAACGTTCATGGTGTCGAGGACCCTCGCGCAGCTCACTTGATGAAGCACATGATGGATGTCTTCGCACATGACGCGGACTTCCGGCGACTTACGGCAGTGATTGATCTGGTCCGCGACTTGACAGACCAACCACCAGCCTTTGTTCTCCTGGCGGCCTTCTTGGGTAGGAAGTTCGAGATGCACGGCAACGAGTTGGCAATTGTGGGATTGGGTCGGATGGTAGGTTGGATTGCACATGCTAGTGAGCAATATCACCAAGGTCCTCATATCCGGGCACGGGCAAACTATGTCGGTCTACTCCCTAAAGCTGAGGGTAATGGAGTTTTTGATGATCAACCACACGGAAAATCTTAA